The Deltaproteobacteria bacterium HGW-Deltaproteobacteria-18 nucleotide sequence ATATGTGCATCCCAGAAGTATCTCCCCCTTGGATTCAGCGAGGGGCTTTCCCTGCTCCAGGGTCAATATCAAAGCGAGATCGTCAATGTTATTTTGAATTAGGGCATGCCATTTGTGAAGGATAGCCCCGCGTTCTTTTCCGGTCATTTTGCCCCATGTTTTAAATGCTTCAGCAGCTGAAGCTATGGCATGGTCTGTTTCAGATTTTCCGCAATTTGGAACTGTGCAGATTTCTTTTCCTGTTGTTTTGTTTAAAACTTGAAATGAATCTTTGCTGTAGGCATAAATCCATTCTCCGCCAACATAACACTTAGAACATAAGAGTGATGCGTCCTGTAATTGCATTTTCTGAAAACCTCCGCATGAAAATTTCGATTTTTTTATTGCTGCTGAAGTCAATGGGGTCGTCGATAAATACGATGCTAGCTAGAAAGCAAGAAGTGATCCTTTTTGATCGCTCTTTCAAATATGTGTTTTAACAGTACGAATTAAATATGTTTTAATTTTTTTATGCGAACTTCGTCATGGATGAATTGTGTCAACAAAGACATATCTTTTTTTGTGGCATGTTCAGATGTGGGCATGGTGTTCGTATGTGGGCAACCAAGGCGACAGGGTCTTGCGGGAATATAGTTGGGCGACATATTTATTCCTGTCCTTTTGGTTACGACTGAATGGGGAGTCTCTCTTCGCGCATTGCGGCGGCCTGGAAAACACTGTCCCAGAGGAGATGTGATTCTGGGAGAAATTTTATGGATCAACTGGCGCTGAACTGGCGATGGGCAGGAATTCCGCCGCGTCACGCCCGATGCAGTCCGAGAAACGTCTCCCCTGGGCTTCGAGAAAGGCTCTGGCGCGTTCGTCAGGAAAACGACCTTGCTACCCCCTGCAGGTCCATGGCCACGATGGCATAGCTGCGGAGTCGAGGACGGAATAAATTTCGGATACGGAGTGCATGGTTTCCTTGGCTTGACTGGTGCTGGAGCGAAAAGCTTACTTTGTGTCGTGGCGATGCACAACCGTCGGGCAGATGCTGGAGCGGACCTGGCGGTCCGTTTTGAAAAAGATCAAATTTTGTTTGACAATGGCAACCCGCCTGTCTACTAAGACCTTCCGTTTGCGCGGGCCAATAGCTCAATTGGTAGAGCATCTGACTCTTAATCAGCAGGTTCAAGGTTCGATTCCTTGTTGGCCCACCACAAAAAATCAGGCTGTATCGTTTTTCGGTGCAGCCTTTTTTCATTGCCTCACCGTCACATTATTTCCTTTGCATTCCATTCCAAAGGGGCTTATGGCTCACCTCTCTCGCGTGAGCAGACTTGAGCCTTGAAGCCTTGCGGACCCTGTCCGACAACGGCCCGTCATCATCTCGTCTTGGAGATTTTCCATTCTTCCGGCACGTCCGGCCTTCGATTGTTCATCACGCCAGTCGTTGATTTTCCTCCAACCACAGGACCATTTGTGGATTTTTCCTCTTTTTCTTTTGACCAGCGTTTGAACGTTGGCATCCGTGACTGCGGCTATGTTACTCCCACCCCCATTCAGATTCAGGCCATCCCGTCGGTGCTCGCCGGCAAGGATGTCCTTGGACTGGCCCAGACCGGCACCGGCAAGACCGCTGCCTTTGCCCTGCCCCTGTTGCAGCGCATGATCACGGACGGCATTTCCGTGCGCGGCCCGGTGAGGGTGCTTGTACTGGCCCCTACCCGTGAACTTGCGCTCCAGATTCACGAAACTTTCATTTCTCTTGGCAAGCAGACCGGCATCCGCTCCGCAGCCATTTTCGGCGGCGTAGGCGAAACTCCGCAGGTCAAGGCCGCCCGCCAGGCGAGCGTCCTGGTGGCCTGCCCCGGACGTCTGCTTGACCTCGTCAACCGTGGCTTGGTGGACTTGTCCCATGTGAGCGCCCTAGTGCTCGACGAGGCGGACCGCATGTTCGACATGGGCTTTTTGCCCGACCTGCGTCGCATCATGGCCAAGCTGCCGGCCAAGCGTCAGAATCTGCTTTTTTCCGCGACCATGCCTCCCGAGATCCGCAAAATCGCGGATCAGGTCCTGGTTCAGCCTGCCGTGGTGCAGGTCTCCAACACTGCTCCGCCCGAGAAAATCCAGCACACCCTGTATCCGGTTTCAGCCGGTCAGAAGATGGCCCTGCTCGAAGCATTTCTGGGCAGAACTCCGCATGACTGCGTACTCATCTTCACCCGCACCAAGCACCGGGCCAAAAGCCTTGCCCGTAAGCTGGAGCAAAAGGGCATGCTCGCGACATCATTGCAGGGCAACCTTTCCCAGAACCGCAGGCAGGAGGCACTGGATGGCTTTCGCAGCGGTAAATACAGGATCATGGTCGCCACCGACATCGCGGCTCGCGGCATCGACTGCGTGCGCATTTCCCATGTCGTCAATTTTGATCTGCCGGATACTGCCGAAAGCTATACGCACCGCATTGGACGCACCGGCCGCGCTGACAAGAGCGGCGAGGCCATAACCCTGGTCACGCCGGAAGACTCCGCCCAGATCAATGCCATCGAGCGCATCCTGGGTGGCCGTCTGGAGCGGGTGCGCCTTGACGGTTTTACCTATTCCAACGGCGGCAGCGAGACTTCATTTGAAGAACCGCGTCCTGCTCGCGCACCCGGCAGAACTCCCGG carries:
- a CDS encoding RNA helicase translates to MDFSSFSFDQRLNVGIRDCGYVTPTPIQIQAIPSVLAGKDVLGLAQTGTGKTAAFALPLLQRMITDGISVRGPVRVLVLAPTRELALQIHETFISLGKQTGIRSAAIFGGVGETPQVKAARQASVLVACPGRLLDLVNRGLVDLSHVSALVLDEADRMFDMGFLPDLRRIMAKLPAKRQNLLFSATMPPEIRKIADQVLVQPAVVQVSNTAPPEKIQHTLYPVSAGQKMALLEAFLGRTPHDCVLIFTRTKHRAKSLARKLEQKGMLATSLQGNLSQNRRQEALDGFRSGKYRIMVATDIAARGIDCVRISHVVNFDLPDTAESYTHRIGRTGRADKSGEAITLVTPEDSAQINAIERILGGRLERVRLDGFTYSNGGSETSFEEPRPARAPGRTPGRNAPSGRSGRPGPRNASDSRSPAGRSGAPRRSSASGRVFGVAAAAS